From the genome of Rhizobium oryzihabitans:
GGCATCGATCATGATGAGCAGTTCCATCAGATGATCGTTTGCCGGAAACGATGTGGACTGGACGAGAAAAACGTCCTCGCCGCGCACGTTTTCACTGATTTCTACGAAAATTTCCTGGTCAGCAAACCGCTTTACGGTGGCATTTCCCAAGGGAACGTTGAGATACTTGCAGATCGCTTCGGCAAGGTGCCGGTTCGAATTGCCTGCGAAAACCTTCATTGCGGCCGCCTGTTTCCATGCCATCGCCTTGCGCCACGGAAAAGTGTTTGCCGTAACCAAGCGTCGTTCAAGGGGAGGAACATCCGGCCGAAAAGCCTTTGCCGGATACGCCTTGTTGCCATGCGCGCCTTAATAGCGCTGTTGCTTCCGATTGCAAGAGGACTCCGCGCTTTCGCAATGATTTTCGTGAAATCTCTGTGACTTCTCCCGTCGTTTCACCTCATCCGCGTTGAGACTGCTTCCATGACGTATAGTCGTTGAGTGTTTTTGCCGCGATATCCTGCATGACCCTGTCGGTCACGGCGGCCCATGGATCGCTGCCTTTGGCTGCTACCGTTTCCTGCCCCTGCAGGCGGTGAAGCCTGACACCATTGGCATCCAGCACATCCCAGACATAGATGACATTGACCTTGCTGCCATCGGCGAAGGCGGAGAAATATCCCTTCAGAATGTTTTCAGCCGAATTGTCGTTTGAAGCGCGGATGGTCAGCCCCTTTGCCCGTGCCTCGGCGCCCAGCTGGCGCGAAAGCGGCGTGACGGCCTGAACGGGCGCGCCGATGATCGGCAGGAAGCGGATGGTGTTGCCGGAAGTGGCGGGGGCAAGAGCCGCCGTCTGCTGTGCCGGCTGTGGCTGGCTGGCAGGCAGGGATTGGGCGGGTGGCTGGCCTTGGCCGAGAGGCTCGCCATATTGGTTGCCGTTGGAAAGCGCCTGTGCCTGCGCCTGCAGGGAGTTCTGCGGCGCATAAGCAGGCACGGACGAGGCTGTTGCCGGAGCGCCCACAGGCGCGCGGTCGGCGGCGGCGGCCATCTGGTCGAGATCGCCCTGCGTCACCGGGCTCGATTGTGAGCCATTGTGGCCGACATCCACCTGCGGCGTCAGCGCTTCAGTCGTGTTACAGGCCGACAGGGCCAGCACCAGCGCCGGAACGACGAGGGCTGGAAAAAAGGGGGTGAGCCCTGTCCGGCTCATGCGACGTTCCCTCTCATGTTCCGCTCCTTCTTGCCCAAGGTGGCGGCAATGTAGGGCCGGTTTTCCCGCTCTGTCAAACCCGGTGGCAATTTAAGCTGTGAGAAGATCGAGGCTATGACGCGAGAGCGGCTCCGGAGCGCCGTCCGTTGTCAGATAGGTCTGGCCGAGCGTCATGGCGGTGCCTGAATCGGAATCCATCACGATCATGTGCACGAACAGCGTCATGTCGCTGGTTATCTCCTGCGGATTACCGGCGTGGAACATCTGGTGCTCCATCCAGGACGGGGAAAAACGTGCGCCAAGCGAATAACCGCAGGAATTCAGCCGGTGGCGGGTCAGCCCGCGTTCATCCATGACACGGGCATGCACGTCGAAGACGTCGCCGAAGGTCTTGCCCGGCTGCAATACGTCCTCGATGGCGGTGAGGTTTTGCAGGCAGGCGCTGTAAAGCTCCTTCTGCCGGAAATCCTGTTCGCCGATCACCACGGTGCGCATCATGGCGGCATGGTAATGGGCGCTTACACCCGCCCATTCCAGCGTCAGCTGATCCTTGTCGTCGAGCCTGCGTCGTCCGGCCTTGTAACGGCACAGCAGCGCGTCGGCCCCGGAGCCGATGATGAATTCATTGGCGGGATAATCGCCGCCGCCCGCCAGAACCGCGCCCTGCATCGCTGCAAGGATAGCGGCCTCATCCGCACCCGGCTTGATGAGTTCCAGCGCCGCATCCAGTGCCTCATCGGCCAATTGGCCGGCTCTCCTGGCATGGGCGATCTCGGCGGGGCTTTTAACCAGCCGAAGCGTGCTGACCAGATAGGAGGCGTCGATCATCTGGCAGAAGCTGGCAAGCTGGTTGTCCAGCAGGCGGGCGACGCGCCCGGTCATGCCGTGGGTGTCGTATTCCACGCCGATCTTGGCACCTAGCAGGTCAAGATCGCTCAGGAGGTTTTTGAGATCGAGCGTGGGATCGGCATTGGGCCGGTCGACCCAGACGAGAATATTTTCGATGGTAGATGTATTGCGCGCCTGGCGCAGATCCGCCGAACGGGTCAGAAGCGTCATCGAACCGTCCGACTTGACCACCAGCGTCTGGAAGAAGCAGTAGCCGAAAGTGTCGTAACCGGTCAGCCAGTACATGCTTTCCTGTGCGAAAAGCAGCACGGCGTCCAGCTTCTCCTCCGCCATCTTCGCAATCAGCCGTTCGCGGCGGGCATCGAATTCCGAGAGCTCGAAGTGCAGGGCCATTTAGTCCTCCAGAATTGCGATTGCGGAAATCTGCCGCCCGTAATCGGGCTCGGCCCGGTGGGTCGTGCGGCGGTAGGAATAGAAACGGTCTTCATCTGGATAAGTGCAGAGGCCGAGATTTTCCGCCCGCACACCCGTCTTGACCAGACGGTCAATTGTAAACTGCTTGAGGTCGAACAGTGCGTGGCCGTCTTTTTCCGAGGCGGTGAAGTAGGCAGCATAGGCGGGATCGAAATCGGTGAAGCGGGCCATATATTCCGGTCCGACCTCGTAATTGGCTTGGCTGATGGAAGGACCCAGCGATGCGGCGATGCGGTCGCGGTTGGCGCCCAGTTTTACCATGGTCTCGATGGTGTTTTCGAGCACGCCGAAGAGGGCGCCCTTCCAGCCGGCATGGGCGGCGCCCACGACGCCGGCTTCCGCATCGGCAAAGAGGATCGGGCCACAATCGGCGCTCAGCACGCCGAGTACGAAGCCCGGCGTCGACGTCACCATCGCATCGGCCTGCGGGCGGCTGCCGTCATAGCTTTCATCGACCACCAGGACATCCGGGGAATGGACCTGATGCACGGTCGCGAGACGTTCCGGGGACAGGCCGAACCATTGCGTGACGCGCCGGCGGTTTTCCTGCACCAGCTCCGGCTCGTCATGGGAGCCGAGGCCGACATTGAGACCCTGATAGAGACCTTCCGAGACGCCGCCCTGCCGGGTGAAAAAACCGTGACGGACGCGGTTTTCGCTGAAGGCGGCGAGCAGGGGGCTCTGGATCGGGAGCGGCAAGGTGTCGTTCTGCATGATGCGGGAGTTCCTTGGAGAATATCGCCGTTGGCCAGTGGGATGGGTCAAGCGAGATGTTTCCTGTTGCCGCTTCGTTGCGCGGCGCGTGTGATGCAGTGTGCCTGCTTCGTGTGTCGCGGCGATGTTGGCCCAGAGGTTATTGCGCTGTCAATCCACCGCGCGAAACGGCAGGAGATGGAGCGCGGGACTTGAAACGGCGATGACCTTGAAAAGTTCCCCATCTTGCCGGCGCCTTCTCCGGCGAGACGGTTTACGGCTTCAGCGATTTCAAGAGTCTGGTCGGGCGTCGCCTTTGCGGCAAGCGCCGCTGCCCGCTCCTTGAGGCCGAGTCCATAAAGAAAGTCGCCCTGTCTCAAGGTGCCATTGACATGCACACCGGTTGCCTCGGCAGTTCTGACGAGGCTTTCGAAATCGACATGGCTGGTGAGATCCGCTTGCCCCGGATGGGCAAGTGGCGGATCAAAGGCATGGTCGCGCATGGCCTGCAATGTGTTACCAAATCCGGCGACCAGATGGCCGTAATCGATGGCGAGCGCCGTGCCGCCATGGATCGACAGGCGCTGGCAGATCGCCGTCATGACGGCTTCGCGGGCGGGAGAGATTTCGAATATGGTACCGACCGGCTGCCGTTCGGGCAGAGGCGGCAGCAGCGTCGGATCGATGCCGGCGAGGCCTGTCGAGAAGACGAGTTCGTCATTAACATCGAGGCTGACGATGCGTTCGCGAAAACCCTGCGGCGTCCTGACGAATTGCCGGATGGGTATGGCGTCGAAAAGCTCGTTGGCGACAACGAGCAGGAAGCCTTCCGGCACATCGTCGAAGCTTTCATACCATGTCAGCCGGTCGGCGTGGGCGGTAAGCGTTTCCTTCTGGATGGCGGAAAGGCGAGGGCTGGTCTCCACCAGATGCACCTGCATCGTCTCGTAAAGCGGCGGTGCTATGCGGCGGATGACGCGCAGCATGTCGGACATCATCGTGCCGCGACCGGGGCCGATTTCCACCAGTTGGGCCTCTGCGGGCGCACCATGCCGCTGCCAGGCATGAACCACGAAAACGCCGAGCATCTCGCCAAAAAGCTGGCTGACCTCCGGCGCGGTGATGAAATCACCTGAGCGCCCGAAGGGTTCGCGGCTCTTGTAATAACCGTGTTCGGGATCAGCGAGGCAAAGCGAGAAGTAATCGGTGACGCTGAGCGGACCGTTGAGCCGGATAAGGGATTTGATACGTTGCGCAAGCGGTGTCGTCATGGCAGGCCATACCGCTTAGGCGCTTTTTGTCGCGCGGCGCGCACGCAGGACTGCCC
Proteins encoded in this window:
- a CDS encoding M24 family metallopeptidase, encoding MALHFELSEFDARRERLIAKMAEEKLDAVLLFAQESMYWLTGYDTFGYCFFQTLVVKSDGSMTLLTRSADLRQARNTSTIENILVWVDRPNADPTLDLKNLLSDLDLLGAKIGVEYDTHGMTGRVARLLDNQLASFCQMIDASYLVSTLRLVKSPAEIAHARRAGQLADEALDAALELIKPGADEAAILAAMQGAVLAGGGDYPANEFIIGSGADALLCRYKAGRRRLDDKDQLTLEWAGVSAHYHAAMMRTVVIGEQDFRQKELYSACLQNLTAIEDVLQPGKTFGDVFDVHARVMDERGLTRHRLNSCGYSLGARFSPSWMEHQMFHAGNPQEITSDMTLFVHMIVMDSDSGTAMTLGQTYLTTDGAPEPLSRHSLDLLTA
- the pgeF gene encoding peptidoglycan editing factor PgeF — translated: MQNDTLPLPIQSPLLAAFSENRVRHGFFTRQGGVSEGLYQGLNVGLGSHDEPELVQENRRRVTQWFGLSPERLATVHQVHSPDVLVVDESYDGSRPQADAMVTSTPGFVLGVLSADCGPILFADAEAGVVGAAHAGWKGALFGVLENTIETMVKLGANRDRIAASLGPSISQANYEVGPEYMARFTDFDPAYAAYFTASEKDGHALFDLKQFTIDRLVKTGVRAENLGLCTYPDEDRFYSYRRTTHRAEPDYGRQISAIAILED